The following proteins are co-located in the Trichormus variabilis 0441 genome:
- a CDS encoding malic enzyme-like NAD(P)-binding protein has protein sequence MADLTPNSSFSVTLRLQIPNRVGMLASITQAIASSGGNLGQIDLIEQTRQVSLRDLTVDAASTEHAETIVQAVKAIPDIKLVSVYDRTFNLHRGGKISITSRIPLKSVSDLAMAYTPGVGRVCTAIAQDPSQVYNLTIKQNTVAIVTDGSAVLGLGNLGPHAALPVMEGKAMLFKEFAGLDAFPICLATQNTEEIIQAVKNIAPVFGGVNLEDIAAPRCFEIEQRLKQELDIPVFHDDQHGTAIVTLAALFNSLKLVQKSLTDIRIVINGAGAAGVAIARLLRKAGAEKIWMCDSKGIISTTRTDLNEEKQEFAVKAQGTLAGAVQGADVFIGVSAPGVLTPEMVKSMAKDPIVFAMANPIPEIQPELVQNDVAVIATGRSDYPNQINNVLAFPGVFRGALDCRAQTITTTMYLEAASAIASLVNPSDLSREHIIPSVFDERVVTAVAAAVQRAAREEGIARA, from the coding sequence ATGGCAGACCTAACTCCTAATTCCAGTTTTAGTGTTACTCTCAGGTTGCAGATTCCCAATCGTGTGGGAATGCTAGCATCTATCACTCAGGCGATCGCATCTAGTGGTGGTAATCTCGGTCAAATCGATTTAATCGAGCAAACACGCCAAGTTTCTCTCCGTGACTTAACTGTTGATGCTGCTAGTACCGAACACGCGGAAACTATTGTGCAAGCAGTCAAAGCCATACCTGATATTAAGTTAGTCAGCGTTTACGATCGCACCTTTAATTTACATCGTGGCGGCAAAATCAGCATCACCAGCCGGATTCCTCTCAAGAGTGTGTCCGACTTGGCAATGGCTTATACCCCTGGTGTGGGTCGGGTTTGTACAGCGATCGCTCAAGACCCATCGCAAGTATACAACTTAACTATCAAACAAAATACTGTCGCCATTGTCACCGATGGTAGTGCAGTTTTGGGATTGGGTAATCTTGGCCCCCATGCAGCTTTACCAGTAATGGAAGGTAAAGCCATGTTATTTAAGGAATTTGCTGGACTTGATGCCTTTCCCATTTGCTTGGCTACTCAAAATACAGAAGAGATTATCCAAGCAGTTAAAAATATTGCCCCGGTCTTTGGCGGTGTGAATTTAGAGGATATCGCCGCACCCCGTTGCTTTGAAATTGAGCAGAGATTAAAACAGGAACTAGATATCCCTGTGTTTCACGATGACCAACATGGTACAGCAATTGTCACCTTGGCAGCGTTATTTAACTCCTTGAAACTGGTGCAGAAGTCACTCACCGACATCCGCATCGTGATTAATGGTGCTGGTGCGGCTGGTGTGGCGATCGCCCGGTTACTGCGGAAAGCTGGGGCAGAAAAAATTTGGATGTGCGACTCTAAAGGCATTATCTCCACCACTCGCACCGACCTCAATGAAGAAAAACAAGAGTTTGCAGTCAAAGCTCAAGGTACACTAGCAGGTGCAGTCCAAGGGGCAGATGTATTTATTGGTGTGAGTGCGCCTGGAGTCTTAACACCAGAAATGGTCAAGTCTATGGCTAAAGACCCGATTGTCTTTGCTATGGCCAATCCCATACCCGAAATTCAGCCGGAATTAGTGCAGAACGATGTAGCTGTTATCGCTACTGGTCGCAGTGACTACCCCAACCAAATTAATAACGTGTTAGCCTTTCCTGGGGTATTCCGTGGGGCGTTGGATTGTCGCGCGCAAACAATTACCACCACTATGTATTTAGAAGCAGCTAGTGCGATCGCTTCTTTGGTTAATCCTTCAGACTTGAGTCGGGAACATATTATTCCCTCGGTCTTTGATGAGCGTGTCGTTACCGCCGTCGCTGCTGCTGTGCAACGCGCAGCGCGAGAAGAGGGGATTGCACGGGCTTAA